A region of Paenibacillus sp. JNUCC-31 DNA encodes the following proteins:
- the ruvB gene encoding Holliday junction branch migration DNA helicase RuvB yields MDDRIISANLMMEDQAVELSLRPRYLNEYIGQNQVKENLKIYIEAAKMRNEALDHVLLYGPPGLGKTTLANIIANELGVNLRTTSGPAIERPGDLAALLTNLQEGDVLFIDEIHRLHRTVEEVMYPAMEDFALDIMIGKGPSARSVRLDLPSFTLIGATTRAGLLSAPLRDRFGVISRLEFYTVDELAYIVSRASEILGVEIVGNAAEEIALRSRGTPRIANRLLKRVRDFAQVRGDGIITQALAEEALQRLQIDPRGLDEIDHKMLKSMINSFRGGPVGLDTIAATIGEESQTIEDVYEPYLLQIGMLQRTPRGRIVTDMAYHHLGLPVPPRDGK; encoded by the coding sequence ATGGATGACCGGATTATTTCCGCGAACCTGATGATGGAGGACCAGGCGGTTGAGCTGAGCCTTCGTCCCCGGTATCTGAATGAATATATTGGGCAGAACCAGGTCAAGGAAAATTTGAAAATATACATTGAGGCCGCCAAAATGCGTAATGAGGCACTCGATCATGTGTTGTTATATGGTCCACCCGGACTGGGAAAAACAACACTTGCCAATATTATAGCCAACGAATTGGGCGTTAACCTGCGGACGACATCGGGACCTGCAATTGAACGCCCAGGTGACCTGGCAGCGTTGCTCACAAACCTGCAAGAAGGGGACGTCCTGTTTATTGACGAGATCCATCGTCTTCATCGTACGGTAGAAGAAGTGATGTACCCGGCCATGGAGGACTTTGCGTTGGATATCATGATTGGTAAAGGTCCAAGTGCCCGCTCCGTACGTCTAGATCTGCCATCGTTTACATTGATTGGCGCTACAACGCGTGCAGGCTTGCTGTCTGCGCCTCTTAGAGACCGGTTTGGCGTAATTAGTCGTCTGGAATTTTACACGGTGGATGAGCTGGCCTACATCGTCTCACGAGCCTCAGAGATTTTAGGGGTGGAGATTGTAGGTAATGCAGCCGAAGAGATTGCATTGCGCTCCCGTGGGACGCCGAGGATCGCTAATCGACTTCTGAAAAGAGTGCGTGACTTTGCTCAGGTACGGGGTGATGGCATCATCACACAGGCACTGGCGGAAGAAGCGCTGCAACGACTTCAGATCGATCCGCGGGGTCTCGACGAGATTGATCACAAGATGCTCAAATCAATGATCAACAGTTTCCGGGGAGGCCCAGTGGGGTTGGATACGATAGCCGCTACAATTGGTGAGGAGAGTCAGACCATTGAGGATGTCTACGAGCCTTATTTGCTGCAGATTGGGATGCTTCAACGTACACCAAGAGGCAGGATCGTAACGGATATGGCTTATCATCATTTAGGTCTGCCCGTTCCACCGAGAGATGGGAAGTAA
- the ruvA gene encoding Holliday junction branch migration protein RuvA, whose translation MIDFLRGQFAHLENEYIVLDVHGVGYRVFCPNPYAFAKQEGEIMVYTHHHVREDAMLLFGFATREEQKLFRKLIEVSGIGPKVALGILAGGTPDHVVTAIYQENLTFLTKLPGIGKKTAQRMILDLKDKLDGFGAATYATGLFAPPSEEAGSGSAWDEAREGLKALGYTDSELDKVWLKLKKDVTSADSVDVLMKRALQMLFTG comes from the coding sequence ATGATTGATTTTTTAAGAGGACAGTTTGCACATCTGGAGAATGAATATATTGTACTTGATGTTCATGGTGTAGGTTATCGTGTGTTTTGTCCGAATCCATATGCATTTGCGAAGCAAGAAGGCGAAATTATGGTTTACACTCATCATCATGTACGTGAAGATGCGATGTTGCTGTTTGGTTTTGCCACACGAGAAGAACAGAAGTTATTTCGCAAGCTGATCGAGGTATCAGGTATTGGACCCAAAGTTGCTCTGGGTATACTTGCTGGCGGTACGCCGGACCATGTCGTGACTGCTATTTATCAAGAGAATCTGACGTTCTTAACCAAGCTGCCGGGAATTGGCAAGAAAACAGCACAGCGTATGATCCTGGATCTCAAGGACAAACTGGATGGATTCGGGGCTGCAACATATGCAACAGGTTTGTTCGCCCCTCCTTCAGAAGAAGCAGGAAGCGGCTCTGCCTGGGACGAAGCACGTGAAGGCCTCAAGGCGCTGGGATATACGGACAGTGAATTGGATAAAGTATGGCTCAAATTGAAGAAGGATGTTACCTCGGCCGATTCTGTTGATGTGTTGATGAAACGGGCACTGCAAATGCTGTTTACGGGATAA
- the ruvC gene encoding crossover junction endodeoxyribonuclease RuvC — protein MRFLGIDPGIAIVGFGFVDKIGSKVTPVQYGCIQTEAHTPEEERLLHVYEGMVQLIDKYKPDAVALEKLFFNRNVTTAMSVSQARGVMVLAAAQKGLPIAEYTPMQIKQAIVGYGKAEKRQVQEMVKMFLRLQAIPKPDDVADALAVAVCHAHSYTLNSKLNEVLRK, from the coding sequence TTGCGTTTTTTGGGAATTGACCCGGGGATTGCGATTGTTGGTTTTGGTTTTGTGGATAAAATCGGCAGTAAGGTGACCCCTGTACAATATGGCTGTATTCAGACGGAAGCACATACCCCTGAAGAGGAAAGACTGCTTCATGTATATGAGGGCATGGTACAGCTGATCGATAAATACAAACCGGACGCGGTAGCGCTGGAAAAACTTTTTTTCAACCGTAACGTAACAACAGCTATGTCTGTCAGCCAGGCAAGAGGGGTCATGGTACTGGCTGCTGCTCAGAAGGGACTGCCTATTGCAGAGTATACGCCGATGCAGATTAAGCAGGCGATCGTTGGATACGGCAAAGCTGAGAAGCGGCAAGTTCAGGAAATGGTCAAAATGTTTTTGCGTTTGCAGGCTATTCCGAAGCCAGATGACGTAGCGGATGCTTTGGCTGTAGCCGTGTGCCATGCACACTCGTATACATTAAATTCCAAGTTGAATGAGGTATTGCGAAAATGA
- a CDS encoding BofC C-terminal domain-containing protein, whose amino-acid sequence MNTFNFKKHIKRRWRRWKRTLWMTAALIAVAILAYSGLPISSAIERLLTTNFSEAVSAMGPPTMEPRSEEEIQTLVEQLGPDPDHLTSVVLETQYICGVETEQLGKLAVPQLKILLIQHPEWEAEVKSSEVMHIKQHVDDLSPLCKEQAYISIDAVGNLNLYEGRPAEEKVIRTFFQMDVGSLETSLPEGVLEQLQQGIRIQDKDEYDSVISTFSDYAVDEAGKEVRNGG is encoded by the coding sequence GTGAACACGTTTAACTTCAAAAAACATATCAAGAGACGCTGGCGCCGGTGGAAACGAACCTTGTGGATGACAGCAGCTTTGATTGCCGTAGCCATACTGGCCTACAGTGGGTTGCCGATTTCTTCTGCAATCGAGCGTTTACTAACAACCAATTTCAGCGAGGCTGTATCCGCAATGGGACCTCCAACAATGGAACCAAGGTCTGAAGAAGAAATTCAGACCTTGGTTGAACAACTTGGACCTGATCCAGACCATTTAACAAGCGTTGTTTTGGAGACACAATACATCTGCGGAGTGGAGACGGAACAATTGGGCAAGTTGGCTGTCCCCCAGTTGAAAATATTACTCATTCAACATCCCGAATGGGAAGCGGAGGTTAAATCATCAGAAGTAATGCACATTAAGCAACATGTTGATGATCTTTCTCCGTTATGTAAAGAGCAGGCATATATCAGTATAGATGCAGTGGGTAATCTCAATCTTTACGAAGGCCGACCTGCAGAAGAGAAAGTTATTCGTACTTTTTTTCAGATGGACGTAGGCTCGTTGGAGACTTCACTGCCTGAGGGGGTGTTGGAGCAGTTGCAGCAGGGTATCCGTATTCAGGATAAGGATGAATATGACAGCGTGATATCCACGTTTAGTGATTATGCAGTGGATGAGGCCGGTAAAGAAGTACGCAATGGCGGATAA
- a CDS encoding LysM peptidoglycan-binding domain-containing protein: MKIHMVKKGDTLYLLSQKYNVALDKIIAANPQIADPDKLEIGMKVKIPAEPVTPKPEGMLHGHKVQQGDTLWKLSQAWGVPLKDMINANPQLKNPNALLVGETVYIPSMATPGNTGSENGASSNVAHEKLSPEGKEYTGVKEETAPAVPVEPVPAPVPEVSNSVPAPVPANPVVPNVKPEVEALPQLPEMPEMEPEKQVQKKEQTKSEVQLKPISESPTYTMPNISPEVMPLPVMPNNMQFPSEVAPEAKAPCGCGSKMLHAPAEHPYAQVPVPAQEVYITPQDMYTAGVNNHAAFPGITEVSPYSIGTPPNAPWNGNEYEYNHNNLMPNISAEMQNNSYPIAPASQVNSPYPPFAAHGHMNHQPPVISPYSMLPYPPCGCGNHHMPAHHYTYPSHNYQEPAWGTYNPYGVQPEMTTSMMPNHPVEYAYQNPYPTQNTVPPSPLGAFGELYPSQGKGEGKKGRRDEANLSQSAFESEADSHLETKPKQAAKTGTAKRRTARPGAKSKSKVTVSGRTPKERKGTSTNRSSDKKRRNPWIQQ, translated from the coding sequence GTGAAAATACACATGGTGAAAAAAGGCGACACATTATATCTGCTGTCCCAAAAATATAATGTAGCGTTGGACAAAATTATTGCAGCTAATCCGCAAATTGCAGATCCCGACAAGTTGGAAATCGGTATGAAGGTCAAAATTCCTGCGGAGCCAGTAACACCAAAGCCGGAGGGCATGTTGCACGGTCATAAAGTCCAGCAAGGAGATACGTTATGGAAATTGTCACAGGCTTGGGGAGTTCCGTTGAAGGACATGATCAATGCGAACCCTCAATTGAAAAATCCCAATGCTCTTCTTGTAGGGGAGACTGTGTACATTCCATCGATGGCTACACCGGGAAATACGGGTTCAGAGAATGGTGCATCATCTAATGTTGCTCATGAGAAGTTGTCGCCTGAAGGAAAGGAATACACGGGAGTTAAAGAAGAAACGGCTCCAGCTGTACCCGTAGAGCCAGTCCCTGCACCGGTACCTGAAGTTTCTAATTCGGTTCCCGCTCCTGTTCCCGCAAATCCGGTCGTCCCTAATGTGAAGCCTGAGGTGGAAGCTCTACCGCAATTGCCTGAAATGCCTGAGATGGAACCGGAGAAGCAAGTTCAGAAAAAAGAACAAACTAAATCCGAGGTTCAATTAAAACCGATATCTGAGTCACCGACGTATACCATGCCTAACATTTCTCCTGAGGTTATGCCTTTACCCGTAATGCCCAATAACATGCAGTTTCCTTCGGAAGTAGCGCCTGAGGCCAAAGCACCGTGTGGCTGTGGCAGTAAAATGCTTCATGCTCCAGCAGAGCATCCCTATGCGCAAGTTCCTGTGCCTGCGCAAGAGGTATACATTACTCCACAAGACATGTATACGGCTGGTGTAAATAACCATGCTGCCTTCCCTGGTATAACGGAGGTGAGCCCTTACTCTATAGGAACCCCACCTAACGCTCCATGGAATGGGAATGAGTATGAGTATAATCATAACAACCTTATGCCAAACATATCTGCAGAGATGCAGAACAACTCATATCCGATCGCGCCAGCAAGTCAAGTGAATAGTCCTTATCCTCCGTTTGCAGCCCATGGACATATGAACCACCAACCGCCTGTTATTTCTCCTTACTCTATGCTCCCATACCCACCATGCGGATGTGGCAACCATCATATGCCTGCTCATCATTATACTTATCCATCACACAACTACCAGGAACCGGCGTGGGGCACATATAACCCATACGGCGTTCAACCTGAAATGACCACTTCCATGATGCCGAATCACCCGGTGGAATATGCTTACCAGAACCCTTACCCTACTCAAAATACAGTACCGCCGTCACCGCTTGGGGCATTTGGTGAACTTTATCCATCCCAAGGTAAAGGGGAGGGCAAGAAAGGAAGACGTGACGAGGCGAATTTGAGCCAGTCCGCTTTTGAGAGTGAGGCTGACTCACATCTAGAAACGAAGCCTAAACAAGCAGCCAAAACAGGAACTGCGAAACGCAGAACAGCCAGACCTGGAGCGAAAAGCAAATCCAAAGTAACCGTATCCGGGAGAACTCCAAAAGAACGCAAGGGAACATCCACTAACCGGAGTTCTGATAAAAAGCGTAGGAACCCTTGGATCCAGCAATAA